In the Mya arenaria isolate MELC-2E11 chromosome 11, ASM2691426v1 genome, one interval contains:
- the LOC128209157 gene encoding uncharacterized protein LOC128209157: MNSEWPDEGQHDIDVPYEQDEFEGQFQSESFGESFSETTENQSKSIFKKLFDKFQQSEVVDAEVHSDLANLVNSSFRNGLSEENLEEILKQIHRPQNCDSLVKTRVNQGIWRLLKSFTQAEDSRLSSLQGVLLKASVNVVKLVEKLGTAESETDSEHVELGTTAIALLGHANKMINSKRKELHKADLDYKYHYLTSASLPYTDLLYGNDNDVNNNVREINNMNRIGKATGRGGGPMRGRGRRGFNPYNLRGRGFRGRGRGGFQARTESQSMTKNGKFPQKK, encoded by the coding sequence atgaaCTCTGAGTGGCCCGATGAGGGTCAACATGACATTGATGTTCCGTATGAACAAGATGAGTTTGAGGGACAATTTCAGTCTGAATCCTTCGGGGAAAGTTTCAGTGAAACGACAGAGAATCAGTCGAAATCTATTTTCAAGAAACTGTTTGACAAGTTTCAGCAAAGTGAAGTAGTAGATGCGGAGGTACATTCAGATTTAGCAAATCTGGTAAACAGTTCATTCAGAAATGGTTTGTCGGAGGAAAATCTAGAAGAAATTctcaaacaaatacacagaCCGCAAAATTGTGACTCTCTTGTAAAGACGCGGGTAAACCAAGGTATCTGGCGCTTGCTTAAAAGTTTCACACAGGCAGAAGATAGTAGGTTAAGTTCACTTCAAGGTGTACTTTTGAAGGCATCGGTGAATGTTGTAAAGCTTGTGGAAAAGCTGGGAACAGCTGAAAGTGAAACAGACTCTGAGCATGTTGAACTAGGCACCACAGCCATTGCTCTCCTTGGCCACgctaacaaaatgataaattcaaagAGAAAAGAACTTCACAAAGCAGACTTGGACTATAAGTACCACTATTTGACTTCGGCATCTTTGCCCTACACTGATTTACTGTACGGCAATGACAATGACGTGAATAATAACGTCAGAGAAATCAATAACATGAACCGAATTGGTAAAGCCACAGGCCGTGGTGGAGGTCCGATGAGAGGACGGGGCCGAAGAGGGTTTAACCCATACAATTTGAGAGGCCGAGGCTTCCGTGGTCGTGGTCGTGGTGGTTTTCAAGCCCGCACAGAATCCCAATCCATGACAAAAAACGGCAAATTTCCACAGAAGAAGTAG